The Urocitellus parryii isolate mUroPar1 chromosome 6, mUroPar1.hap1, whole genome shotgun sequence genome includes a window with the following:
- the Coq6 gene encoding ubiquinone biosynthesis monooxygenase COQ6, mitochondrial isoform X1, with the protein MVARVSVMAARLSRTGWAIAFAATRRSPLISCRRCSGVSADTVYDVVVSGGGLVGAAMACALGHDIHFRDKKILLLEAGPKRVLEKLSETYSNRVSSISPGSATLLSSFGAWDHICNMRYRAFRRMQVWDACSEALIMFDKDNLDDMGYIVENDVIMHALTKQLEAVSDRVTVLYRSKAVGYTWPGPFSMADSSPWVHITLGDGSTLQTKLLIGADGYNSGVRQAAGIQNVSWNYDQSAVVATLHLSEATENNVAWQRFLPSGPIALLPLSETLSSLVWSTSHDHAAELVSMDEEEFVDAINSAFWSDANHVDFIDSAGTMLQYVVTLLKPTKVSARQLPPSVAKVDAKSRVLFPLGLGHAAEYVRPRVALIGDAAHRVHPLAGQGVNMGFGDISSLVHHLSTAAFNGKDLGSMSHLAGYETDRQRHNTALLAATDLLKRLYSTRAVPLVLLRTWGLQATNAMSPLKEQIMAFASK; encoded by the exons ATGGTTGCCCGGGTCAGCGTCATGGCTGCCCGGCTGTCAAGGACCGGGTGGGCTATTGCATTTGCAGCTACACGCAGAAGCCCGCTGATTTCCTGCCGGAGGTGTTCCGGTGTCTCGGCAGACACAGTGTACGATGTAGTGGTGTCGGGCGGAGGCCTCGTGGGTGCTGCCATGGCCTGTGCCTTGG gacaTGATATCCACTTCCGTGATAAAAAAATCCTGTTGCTGGAAGCAGGTCCAAAGAGAGTTCTGGAGAAGTTGTCAGAAACGTACAGCAACAGAGTCAGCTCCATTTCCCCTGGCTCTGCAACCCTTCTCAGTA GTTTTGGTGCTTGGGATCATATCTGCAACATGAGATACAGAGCTTTTCGGCGAATGCAG GTGTGGGATGCGTGCTCAGAGGCCTTGATAATGTTCGATAAGGATAATTTAGATGACATGGGCTATATAGTGGAGAACGATGTCATCATGCATGCTCTTACTAAGCAGCTGGAGGCTGTGTCTG ACCGAGTGACTGTGCTGTACAGGAGCAAAGCTGTTGGCTACACCTGGCCTGGTCCATTTTCCATGGCAGACTCCAGCCCGTGGGTCCATATTACCCTAGGTGATGGCAGCACCCTCCAGACAAAATTGTTG ATTGGTGCTGATGGTTACAACTCAGGAGTACGGCAGGCTGCTGGAATCCAGAATGTTAGTTGGAACTATGACCAGTCTGCTGTCGTGGCTACTCTCCATTTATCAGAG GCCACAGAAAACAATGTAGCCTGGCAGAGATTTCTTCCCTCTGGGCCTATTGCTCTGCTCCCG CTCTCGGAAACCCTGAGTTCCTTGGTCTGGTCGACATCCCATGACCATGCTGCGGAGCTAGTAAGCATGGATGAGGAAGAGTTTGTGGATGCCATTAACTCTGCCTTT TGGAGTGATGCAAACCACGTGGACTTCATTGATTCAGCTGGGACCATGTTACAATATGTTGTCACCCTTCTGAAGCCCACTAAGGTCTCAGCTCGCCAGCTACCCCCAAGTGTAGCAAAGGTGGATGCAAAAAGCAGAGTCCTCTTTCCTCTGGGGTTGGGACATGCTGCTGAGTATGTCCGGCCTCGGGTGGCACTCATTGG GGACGCAGCCCACAGAGTCCACCCGCTTGCAGGACAAGGTGTCAACATGGGCTTTGGGGATATCTCCAGCTTGGTCCATCATCTCAGTACTGCAGCCTTCAATGGGAAAGACTTAG gTTCTATGAGCCACCTTGCAGGTTATGAAACAGACAGACAGCGCCACAACACTGCTCTTTTGGCTGCCACAGACTTACTGAAAAGACTGTATTCCACCAGAGCCGTTCCACTTGTGCTGCTCAGGACGTGGGGTTTGCAGGCCACTAATGCAATGTCTCCACTCAAA gAACAGATTATGGCCTTTGCCAGCAAATGA
- the Coq6 gene encoding ubiquinone biosynthesis monooxygenase COQ6, mitochondrial isoform X2, whose translation MISTSVIKKSCCWKQVQREFWRSCQKRTATESAPFPLALQPFSVVWDACSEALIMFDKDNLDDMGYIVENDVIMHALTKQLEAVSDRVTVLYRSKAVGYTWPGPFSMADSSPWVHITLGDGSTLQTKLLIGADGYNSGVRQAAGIQNVSWNYDQSAVVATLHLSEATENNVAWQRFLPSGPIALLPLSETLSSLVWSTSHDHAAELVSMDEEEFVDAINSAFWSDANHVDFIDSAGTMLQYVVTLLKPTKVSARQLPPSVAKVDAKSRVLFPLGLGHAAEYVRPRVALIGDAAHRVHPLAGQGVNMGFGDISSLVHHLSTAAFNGKDLGSMSHLAGYETDRQRHNTALLAATDLLKRLYSTRAVPLVLLRTWGLQATNAMSPLKEQIMAFASK comes from the exons aTGATATCCACTTCCGTGATAAAAAAATCCTGTTGCTGGAAGCAGGTCCAAAGAGAGTTCTGGAGAAGTTGTCAGAAACGTACAGCAACAGAGTCAGCTCCATTTCCCCTGGCTCTGCAACCCTTCTCAGTA GTGTGGGATGCGTGCTCAGAGGCCTTGATAATGTTCGATAAGGATAATTTAGATGACATGGGCTATATAGTGGAGAACGATGTCATCATGCATGCTCTTACTAAGCAGCTGGAGGCTGTGTCTG ACCGAGTGACTGTGCTGTACAGGAGCAAAGCTGTTGGCTACACCTGGCCTGGTCCATTTTCCATGGCAGACTCCAGCCCGTGGGTCCATATTACCCTAGGTGATGGCAGCACCCTCCAGACAAAATTGTTG ATTGGTGCTGATGGTTACAACTCAGGAGTACGGCAGGCTGCTGGAATCCAGAATGTTAGTTGGAACTATGACCAGTCTGCTGTCGTGGCTACTCTCCATTTATCAGAG GCCACAGAAAACAATGTAGCCTGGCAGAGATTTCTTCCCTCTGGGCCTATTGCTCTGCTCCCG CTCTCGGAAACCCTGAGTTCCTTGGTCTGGTCGACATCCCATGACCATGCTGCGGAGCTAGTAAGCATGGATGAGGAAGAGTTTGTGGATGCCATTAACTCTGCCTTT TGGAGTGATGCAAACCACGTGGACTTCATTGATTCAGCTGGGACCATGTTACAATATGTTGTCACCCTTCTGAAGCCCACTAAGGTCTCAGCTCGCCAGCTACCCCCAAGTGTAGCAAAGGTGGATGCAAAAAGCAGAGTCCTCTTTCCTCTGGGGTTGGGACATGCTGCTGAGTATGTCCGGCCTCGGGTGGCACTCATTGG GGACGCAGCCCACAGAGTCCACCCGCTTGCAGGACAAGGTGTCAACATGGGCTTTGGGGATATCTCCAGCTTGGTCCATCATCTCAGTACTGCAGCCTTCAATGGGAAAGACTTAG gTTCTATGAGCCACCTTGCAGGTTATGAAACAGACAGACAGCGCCACAACACTGCTCTTTTGGCTGCCACAGACTTACTGAAAAGACTGTATTCCACCAGAGCCGTTCCACTTGTGCTGCTCAGGACGTGGGGTTTGCAGGCCACTAATGCAATGTCTCCACTCAAA gAACAGATTATGGCCTTTGCCAGCAAATGA